Proteins encoded within one genomic window of Bombus terrestris chromosome 11, iyBomTerr1.2, whole genome shotgun sequence:
- the LOC100645456 gene encoding gonadotropin-releasing hormone receptor: MENSVLLPIDNITYTLRACDNLTDFADQSRGVNHIPHARPWRNISEFAQLISTGVLNNVTCLNHAPQLTRVVVVKVIVLSVIAILSFVANVATIYSIAINRRKQHAWSAIYTLILHLTVADLLVTVFCMVGDAVWGYTVAWIFGNVACKLFKFAQVFSLYLSTFILVLIGVDRFFAIRYPMKGTNTADRCLKFVVLAWILSFIFASPQIIIFHVVQGPFIEDFKQCVTYGFYTEPWQEQLYGSFVLFFIFLLPLAILVATYVSTVITISRSERIFKLKLTNNDIRHVNGNINRRKLMHRAKAKSLRISIVIITAFIICWTPYYTMMIIFMFLDPDKHLSKELQNVIFFFGMTNSLVNPLIYGAFHLWPRRKRSIHRELSTTQRRLTPTSCEANGKREPRETRTPFIPKNN, from the exons ATGGAAAACTCTGTACTATTACCAATCGACAATATCACGTACACGTTACGAGCTTGTGACAACCTGACCGACTTCGCCGATCAGTCTCGTGGCGTCAACCACATCCCTCACGCTCGGCCATGGCGCAACATAAGCGAATTCGCCCAGCTAATTTCCACCGGCGTCCTGAACAACGTGACTTGCCTGAATCACGCTCCACAGCTGACCAGAGTGGTCGTGGTGAAAGTGATCGTGCTCTCCGTGATCGCGATCCTCAGCTTCGTGGCGAACGTCGCGACTATCTACTCCATCGCGATAAATCGACGAAAGCAACACGCTTGGTCGGCCATTTACACGTTGATCCTGCATTTAACGGTGGCCGATCTGTTGGTCACGGTGTTCTGCATGGTAGGGGACGCGGTATGGGGCTACACCGTGGCTTGGATCTTCGGCAACGTCGCCTGCAAGTTGTTCAAATTCGCACAAGTGTTCAGCTTGTATCTAAGCACCTTTATACTGGTGCTGATCGGAGTGGACAGGTTCTTTGCTATACGATACCCGATGAAAGGCACGAATACCGCTGACAGGTGTCTCAAGTTTGTCGTTCTGGCGTGGATACTGTCCTTTATATTCGCATCGCCTCAG ATTATCATATTCCATGTAGTTCAAGGACCGTTCATCGAAGATTTCAAACAATGCGTGACCTACGGATTTTACACGGAACCTTGGCAGGAACAACTTTACGGATCCTTCGTTTTGTTTTTCATATTCCTTCTTCCTCTCGCGATACTCGTCGCTACCTACGTTTCCACCGTAATCACAATCTCTC GAAGCGAAAGGATATTTAAATTGAAGCTAactaataacgatatacgtcacgTAAATGGAAATATAAACCGAAGAAAATTAATGCATCGAGCAAAGGCCAAATCATTGAGAATCAGCATCGTTATTATAACTGCTTTCATCATCTGCTGGACACCGTATTATACAATGATGATCATTTTTATGTTCCTTGATCCTGACAAACAC CTCAGTAAGGAATTACAAAACGTAATCTTTTTTTTCGGCATGACCAACAGTTTGGTAAATCCTTTGATATACGGCGCGTTTCATCTGTGGCCGCGAAGGAAACGTTCCATTCACAG AGAATTGTCCACCACCCAACGCAGACTTACGCCAACCAGCTGTGAAGCTAACGGCAAACGAGAACCGCGAGAAACACGAACACCATTTATAccgaaaaataattga
- the LOC105666206 gene encoding uncharacterized protein LOC105666206, with protein MVSDSAKILALVVTAIKNLRELKGSTSREILHYLSSVYDISPNVARRQVSNRSHHAYSRLFSRVYYAYISRRFSTIISRKQMQTALKRGVAYGILKKNGGCYILPTNSEINCQEIAEQEVNLLDVCRRNRMQKKLGCKCKKRRRRRRRRKRRFCRCKRRRRRRVRRRSRAVCGRRRRRRKRKCRCGGLGRNLRRGDPDRTKRAGIPHAAENFPSGRLFEPSEAYDSAASEKTSLSSITSATD; from the coding sequence ATGGTGAGCGATTCGGCAAAAATTCTTGCCCTGGTTGTCACGGCAATAAAAAATCTTCGCGAATTGAAAGGCTCGACTTCTCGAGAAATTTTACATTATCTCTCGTCCGTCTACGATATTTCACCAAATGTGGCACGTCGTCAGGTTAGCAACCGTTCCCATCACGCATATTCTCGCCTATTTTCACGCGTATATTACGCATATATATCTCGTCGATTCTCGACGATAATTTCACGCAAACAGATGCAGACCGCGTTGAAACGCGGCGTCGCCTACGGTATCCTAAAGAAGAACGGCGGCTGTTACATTCTACCGACGAACAGCGAGATAAATTGCCAAGAAATTGCCGAACAGGAGGTCAATCTACTGGACGTCTGTCGCAGAAATAGAATGCAGAAAAAATTGGGCTGCAAGTGCAAGAAGAGACGGCGTAGAcgtagaagaaggaaaagaaggttCTGTAGATGTAAGCGGAGACGAAGGAGGAGAGTGAGAAGACGAAGCAGAGCAGTTTGTggaaggaggagaagaagaaggaagaggaagtGTCGGTGCGGTGGTCTAGGAAGAAATCTAAGGAGAGGCGATCCAGATAGGACGAAACGAGCCGGGATACCCCATGCAGCCGAAAACTTTCCAAGTGGCAGACTTTTCGAACCGTCGGAGGCTTACGATTCCGCGGCCAGCGAGAAAACCTCTTTGTCCAGCATCACCTCGGCAACAGACTAG
- the LOC100647348 gene encoding DNA ligase 1, with the protein MELQKKKILTQNGTPNKEVNKKSLVNNGNVSSETNHADLNLKKGCSNDEISNKSQRSIISVRKIEDLCKTPPKSNTLGDLESIENIHIKNINSPKNFTPNNLGVNLMKWHSQTETPSRHKRKGQYLCNEHTPEKKIKRELCSDNDCDQLSDAVKLELCDNELNDLEAIDMLHDLNSVMDFEESKIDTDIFCSTIDEAMQDDQTVETSRDPEVDPLYITDNEETSTPHKNIKNQETSVENKIRMTGKHRSNKEDTDEDYDDLKHILGELDIEMPLEEEEKEEEEEEEEEEEEEEEEEEEEEEEEEEEEEKEEKNELSEDAIKKLYRLRVQLMHKVPIQHKIEHTAGSKTLTKREKQLFLKHGPLKSGIFTPNEDKIIKDNWKAFCKAHDWNPKCAKPFIHMKRAKRFYIKSIEQRRKFVQFLANNLPWRTLYSVFHRFKHLYGNHEKIFQRYTSVEDKKILSYMKNKQNEEKVHRFSELSKMLGRSRHSIWSRYQLLKKMQQDEDTSPEIKWTLSLIGKFIKALMCITLCETVEDLKDAIIPKPVWRKLEEKLGIHHNTLKKFWIFQLHMQLFCPEPIYLNDIKIKLIEYIYGKGISNSREIVWSNVAKYFDGVTNIFLCKIFFYLVQEAALKINTKNFTDIVEYLYNEKIQDIKNELTDKFLPRLFYNGKVKIIDEDLNEDINI; encoded by the exons ATGgaattacaaaagaaaaaaatattaacacAAAATGGAACTCCTAATAAGGAAGttaataaaaaatcattagtTAACAATGGAAATGTAAGTTCCGAAACTAATCATgcagatttaaatttaaaaaaaggttGCAGCAACgatgaaatatcaaataaaagtcAACGATCGATAATTAGTGtaagaaaaatagaagattTATGTAAGACCCCCCCAAAAAGTAATACATTGGGAGATTTAGAAAGCATAGAGAACAtccatataaaaaatataaatagccCAAAAAATTTCACTCCTAATAATTTGGgtgtaaatttaatgaaatggcATTCACAAACAGAAACACCATCGAGACATAAAAGAAAGGGGCAATATCTCTGCAATGAACATACAcctgaaaaaaaaataaaaagggaacTTTGTAGCGACAATGATTGTGATCAATTGTCTGATGCAGTCAAATTAGAATTATGTGATAATGAATTAAATGATCTGGAAGCTATTGACATGTTGCATGATCTCAATTCTGTGATGGATTTTGAAGAAAGTAAAATAGATACAGACATTTTTTGTTCGACGATCGATGAGGCCATGCAAGACGATCAGACTGTAGAAACATCCAGAGATCCAGAAGTTGATCCCCTTTATATCACTGACAATGAAGAAACTAGTACacctcataaaaatataaaaaaccaAGAAACAAGTGTAGAGAATAAGATTAGAATGACAGGAAAACATAGATCTAATAAAGAAGATACCGACGAGGATTATGATGACTTAAAACATATTTTAGGAGAATTAGATATTGAAATGCcattagaagaagaagaaaaagaagaagaagaagaagaggaagaagaagaagaagaggaagaggaagaagaagaagaagaagaagaagaggaagaggaagaagaagaaaaagaagagaaaaatgaattatCTGAAGATGCAATAAAG aaaTTATATAGACTAAGAGTACAATTAATGCATAAAGTACCGATACAACATAAAATTGAACATACTGCAGGCTCAAAAACATTaacaaaaagagagaaacagctGTTCTTAAAACATGGACCACTAAAAAGTGGTATATTTACACCTAACGAAGATAAAATTATCAAGGATAATTGGAAAGCATTTTGTAAA GCTCATGACTGGAATCCTAAATGTGCGAAACCTTTCATTCATATGAAACGTGCTAagagattttatataaaaagcatAGAACAGAGAcgaaaatttgttcaatttttaGCAAATAATTTACCATGGAGAACATTGTATAGTGTTTTTCATAGATTCAAACACTTATATGGAAATCATGAGAAAATTTTTCAAAG ATATACATCAGTTGAAGATAAGAAAATTTTATCTTATATGAAGAATAAACAAAATGAGGAAAAAGTACACAGATTTTCAGAATTAAGTAAAATGTTGGGACGTTCAAGACATTCAATTTGGTCACGTTATCAACTGCTTAAAAAAATGCAGCAAGATGAAGACA CATCACCTGAAATCAAGTGGACATTATCTTTAATTGGTAAATTTATAAAAGCTCTCATGTGCATAACATTATGCGAGACGGTGGAGGATTTAAAAGATGCTATTATCCCAAAACCGGTTTGGCGCAAATTAGAAGAAAAGCTAGGTATACACCATAATACATTGAAGAAATTCTGGATATTTCAATTGCACATGCAATTATTTTGTCCAGAACctatttatttaaatgatataaaaataaaattaattgaata CATTTATGGAAAAGGGATTTCGAATAGTCGAGAAATAGTCTGGTCAAATGTAGCGAAATATTTTGATGGAGTTACTAATATCTttttgtgtaaaatatttttttatcttgtGCAAGAAGCTGctctaaaaataaatacaaaaaactTTACTG ACATCGTGGAGTATTTATATAATGAAAAGATAcaagatataaaaaatgaattgaCTGATAAATTTCTTCCTAGACTCTTTTATAATGGAAAAGTTAAAATTATAGACGAAGACTTGAACGAAGatatcaatatataa
- the LOC100645207 gene encoding ubiquitin carboxyl-terminal hydrolase isozyme L5 — MADSAGNWCLIESDPGVFTELIKEFGVQGAQVEELWSLDDEQFDNLKPIHGLIFLFKWVQDDEPSGSIVLDNRLDKIFFAKQVINNACATQAILSVLLNCKHSDISLGPNLEEFKNFCQSFDANMRGLALSNSDVIREVHNSFSRQTIFEYDSKQASKDDDVFHFVSYVPIDGRLYELDGLKDGPMDLGPCPLGDQWVQSAKPIIQKRINKYNEGEIHFNLMAIVTDRKVVYERQIANVCDPAELERLQTLIEKEIRKSKRYQIENIRRKHNYLPLIMELLKMLAKEGKLVPLYQRAKEKALEKESKKNKV; from the exons ATGGCGGACTCAGCGGGCAATTGGTGTCTTATTGAAAGCGATCCTGGAGTTTTTAcagaattaataaaagaatttg GTGTTCAAGGTGCCCAAGTGGAAGAATTATGGAGTTTGGATGATGAgcaatttgataatttgaa GCCTATACATGGCTTGATATTTTTGTTCAAATGGGTGCAAGATGACGAACCCTCTGGAAGTATTGTTTTAGATAATAGATTGGATAAAATCTTTTTTGCAAAACAG gTGATTAATAATGCTTGTGCAACGCAAGCAATTTTAAGTGTATTACTGAATTGCAAACATTCTGATATATCATTAGGACCAAATTtggaagaatttaaaaatttttgtcAGAGTTTTGATGCTAACATGAGAGGTCTTGCTCTTAGTAATTCTGATGTGATAAGAGAAGTACATAATTCTTTCTCAAG ACAAACAATATTTGAATATGATTCAAAACAAGCGTCTAAAGATGATGACGTATTTCATTTCGTGAGCTACGTTCCTATTGACGGTCGGTTATATGAGTTAGATGGATTAAAAGATGGACCCATGGATTTAGGTCCTTGTCCACTTGGAGATCAATGGGTTCAATCAGCTAAACCAATAATACAGAAacgaataaataa atataacgaaggagaaatacattttaatttaatggCAATAGTAACAGATAGAAAAGTAGTTTATGAACGACAAATAGCAAATGTCTGTGATCCAGCAGAATTGGAACGTCTTCAAACATTGATTGagaaagaaattcgaaaatCTAAAAGATATCAGATTGAGAATATTAGAAGGAAGCATAATTATTTGCCATTAATAATGGAGCTTCTCAAAATGCTTGCTAAAGAGGGCAAGTTAGTGCCTCTATATCAAAGGGCAAAGGAGAAGGCGTTGGAAAAGGAATCAAAGAAGAATAAAGTTTAA
- the LOC100645090 gene encoding autophagy-related protein 13 isoform X3 produces MFWHIQNSIQFSRIRYFLIGHLCFFERNFVKNSSAKMSTLKLNTQDKKDLDKFTKFLALKAAQIIVQSRSGEKVSTKCKPNSSGTDWFNLAIHDLPEVLAEAKKVICGEIINSTIPLCIEISLRTVEGDTMVLETWSLGVLPEHSDPTIRVTYTTYNRMSILLKSLLSVSRITPAYKLSRRQGPDSYVICYRIYMGEPQLHTLGDNYKHVRVGQLCTPVGTIHLSVSYRTKMTISPTHTGRDSIMLKSDHFHSDLSPRHASEETSKSLSDTIKVGAFVVNKPLIVNEEDFVIPDVPFSSLLTPRQTSPPPVSVAETTSTKTATTIIATDSSNGNNERLTNDNTTSKCNSQNGSRRSSCSMTSANDDFIMVDLKTPFAITNTNSDLGAFYRECQSAPQLQAFMEERTLAEQVGDLTKQLETFETNMRRYEDILSSLCQTENNN; encoded by the exons ATGTTTTGGCATATTCAAAATTCTATTCAGTTTAGTAGAATTCGATATTTTTTGATTGGACATTTGTGTTTTTTTGAAAGGAACTTCGTAAAAAATAGCAGCGCTAAAATGTCCACGTTAAAATTGAATACGCAAGACAAAAAGGACTTGGACAAGTTCACCAAATTTTTGGCATTAAAGGCTGCACAGATTATTGTGCAGTCGAGGTCAGGTGAAAAGGTTAGCACAAAGTGCAAGCCAAATTCATCTGGAACAGATTGG TTCAACCTTGCTATTCACGATCTACCAGAAGTTTTGGCCGAAGCTAAAAAAGTAATATGTggagaaataataaattcaacgaTACCTCTTTGCATTGAAATCTCATTAAGAACTGTCGAAGGTGATACAATGGTTTTAGAAACATGGAGTTTGGGTGTATTGCCAGAGCATAGTGATCCTACTATAAGAGTAACATATACAACATATAATAGAATGAGTATTTTACTCAAATCGTTATTATCTGTATCAAGAATTACTCCAGCTTATAAATTAAGCAGGAGGCAAGGACCGGATTCCTATGTTATTTGTTATAGGATTTATATGGGAGAACCCCAGCTACATACACTAG GTGATAATTACAAACATGTTAGGGTAGGTCAGTTGTGCACACCAGTGGGGACAATTCATTTATCAGTATCATATAGGACAAAAATGACTATATCTCCTACTCATACTGGTCGTGATTCAATAATGTTAAAAAGTGATCATTTTCATTCTGACTTGAGTCCTCGTCATGCTAG cGAAGAAACGTCGAAATCGCTTAGTGATACTATCAAGGTCGGAGCATTTGTAGTCAATAAGCCTCTCATTGTTAACGAAGAGGATTTTGTTATACCAGATGTACCTTTTAGCTCTTTGCTAACTCCTAGACAAACCTCACCTCCTCCAGTCTCGGTGGCTGAGACCACAAGTACAAAGACTGCAACAACAATCATTGCTACGGATAGCAGCAATGGAAACAATGAAAGACTTACAAATGATAACACAACATCAAAATGTAACTCTCAAAATGGATCGAGAAGGAGTAGTTGTTCAATGACCAGTGCCAACGATGATTTTATTATGGTAGATTTG AAGACTCCCTTCGCAATAACAAACACCAATAGCGATTTAGGAGCATTTTATCGTGAATGTCAAAGTGCACCCCAGCTTCAAGCTTTTATGGAGGAAAGAACACTTGCAGAACAAGTAGGAGATCTTACAAAACAGTTGGAAACATTTGAAACAAATATGCGGCGGTATGAGGATATTCTGTCGTCATTATGTCAAACAgaaaataataactaa
- the LOC100645090 gene encoding autophagy-related protein 13 homolog isoform X2, whose protein sequence is MFWHIQNSIQFSRIRYFLIGHLCFFERNFVKNSSAKMSTLKLNTQDKKDLDKFTKFLALKAAQIIVQSRSGEKVSTKCKPNSSGTDWFNLAIHDLPEVLAEAKKVICGEIINSTIPLCIEISLRTVEGDTMVLETWSLGVLPEHSDPTIRVTYTTYNRMSILLKSLLSVSRITPAYKLSRRQGPDSYVICYRIYMGEPQLHTLGDNYKHVRVGQLCTPVGTIHLSVSYRTKMTISPTHTGRDSIMLKSDHFHSDLSPRHARYQQSEETSKSLSDTIKVGAFVVNKPLIVNEEDFVIPDVPFSSLLTPRQTSPPPVSVAETTSTKTATTIIATDSSNGNNERLTNDNTTSKCNSQNGSRRSSCSMTSANDDFIMKTPFAITNTNSDLGAFYRECQSAPQLQAFMEERTLAEQVGDLTKQLETFETNMRRYEDILSSLCQTENNN, encoded by the exons ATGTTTTGGCATATTCAAAATTCTATTCAGTTTAGTAGAATTCGATATTTTTTGATTGGACATTTGTGTTTTTTTGAAAGGAACTTCGTAAAAAATAGCAGCGCTAAAATGTCCACGTTAAAATTGAATACGCAAGACAAAAAGGACTTGGACAAGTTCACCAAATTTTTGGCATTAAAGGCTGCACAGATTATTGTGCAGTCGAGGTCAGGTGAAAAGGTTAGCACAAAGTGCAAGCCAAATTCATCTGGAACAGATTGG TTCAACCTTGCTATTCACGATCTACCAGAAGTTTTGGCCGAAGCTAAAAAAGTAATATGTggagaaataataaattcaacgaTACCTCTTTGCATTGAAATCTCATTAAGAACTGTCGAAGGTGATACAATGGTTTTAGAAACATGGAGTTTGGGTGTATTGCCAGAGCATAGTGATCCTACTATAAGAGTAACATATACAACATATAATAGAATGAGTATTTTACTCAAATCGTTATTATCTGTATCAAGAATTACTCCAGCTTATAAATTAAGCAGGAGGCAAGGACCGGATTCCTATGTTATTTGTTATAGGATTTATATGGGAGAACCCCAGCTACATACACTAG GTGATAATTACAAACATGTTAGGGTAGGTCAGTTGTGCACACCAGTGGGGACAATTCATTTATCAGTATCATATAGGACAAAAATGACTATATCTCCTACTCATACTGGTCGTGATTCAATAATGTTAAAAAGTGATCATTTTCATTCTGACTTGAGTCCTCGTCATGCTAGGTATCAACAAAG cGAAGAAACGTCGAAATCGCTTAGTGATACTATCAAGGTCGGAGCATTTGTAGTCAATAAGCCTCTCATTGTTAACGAAGAGGATTTTGTTATACCAGATGTACCTTTTAGCTCTTTGCTAACTCCTAGACAAACCTCACCTCCTCCAGTCTCGGTGGCTGAGACCACAAGTACAAAGACTGCAACAACAATCATTGCTACGGATAGCAGCAATGGAAACAATGAAAGACTTACAAATGATAACACAACATCAAAATGTAACTCTCAAAATGGATCGAGAAGGAGTAGTTGTTCAATGACCAGTGCCAACGATGATTTTATTATG AAGACTCCCTTCGCAATAACAAACACCAATAGCGATTTAGGAGCATTTTATCGTGAATGTCAAAGTGCACCCCAGCTTCAAGCTTTTATGGAGGAAAGAACACTTGCAGAACAAGTAGGAGATCTTACAAAACAGTTGGAAACATTTGAAACAAATATGCGGCGGTATGAGGATATTCTGTCGTCATTATGTCAAACAgaaaataataactaa
- the LOC100645090 gene encoding autophagy-related protein 13 isoform X1 encodes MFWHIQNSIQFSRIRYFLIGHLCFFERNFVKNSSAKMSTLKLNTQDKKDLDKFTKFLALKAAQIIVQSRSGEKVSTKCKPNSSGTDWFNLAIHDLPEVLAEAKKVICGEIINSTIPLCIEISLRTVEGDTMVLETWSLGVLPEHSDPTIRVTYTTYNRMSILLKSLLSVSRITPAYKLSRRQGPDSYVICYRIYMGEPQLHTLGDNYKHVRVGQLCTPVGTIHLSVSYRTKMTISPTHTGRDSIMLKSDHFHSDLSPRHARYQQSEETSKSLSDTIKVGAFVVNKPLIVNEEDFVIPDVPFSSLLTPRQTSPPPVSVAETTSTKTATTIIATDSSNGNNERLTNDNTTSKCNSQNGSRRSSCSMTSANDDFIMVDLKTPFAITNTNSDLGAFYRECQSAPQLQAFMEERTLAEQVGDLTKQLETFETNMRRYEDILSSLCQTENNN; translated from the exons ATGTTTTGGCATATTCAAAATTCTATTCAGTTTAGTAGAATTCGATATTTTTTGATTGGACATTTGTGTTTTTTTGAAAGGAACTTCGTAAAAAATAGCAGCGCTAAAATGTCCACGTTAAAATTGAATACGCAAGACAAAAAGGACTTGGACAAGTTCACCAAATTTTTGGCATTAAAGGCTGCACAGATTATTGTGCAGTCGAGGTCAGGTGAAAAGGTTAGCACAAAGTGCAAGCCAAATTCATCTGGAACAGATTGG TTCAACCTTGCTATTCACGATCTACCAGAAGTTTTGGCCGAAGCTAAAAAAGTAATATGTggagaaataataaattcaacgaTACCTCTTTGCATTGAAATCTCATTAAGAACTGTCGAAGGTGATACAATGGTTTTAGAAACATGGAGTTTGGGTGTATTGCCAGAGCATAGTGATCCTACTATAAGAGTAACATATACAACATATAATAGAATGAGTATTTTACTCAAATCGTTATTATCTGTATCAAGAATTACTCCAGCTTATAAATTAAGCAGGAGGCAAGGACCGGATTCCTATGTTATTTGTTATAGGATTTATATGGGAGAACCCCAGCTACATACACTAG GTGATAATTACAAACATGTTAGGGTAGGTCAGTTGTGCACACCAGTGGGGACAATTCATTTATCAGTATCATATAGGACAAAAATGACTATATCTCCTACTCATACTGGTCGTGATTCAATAATGTTAAAAAGTGATCATTTTCATTCTGACTTGAGTCCTCGTCATGCTAGGTATCAACAAAG cGAAGAAACGTCGAAATCGCTTAGTGATACTATCAAGGTCGGAGCATTTGTAGTCAATAAGCCTCTCATTGTTAACGAAGAGGATTTTGTTATACCAGATGTACCTTTTAGCTCTTTGCTAACTCCTAGACAAACCTCACCTCCTCCAGTCTCGGTGGCTGAGACCACAAGTACAAAGACTGCAACAACAATCATTGCTACGGATAGCAGCAATGGAAACAATGAAAGACTTACAAATGATAACACAACATCAAAATGTAACTCTCAAAATGGATCGAGAAGGAGTAGTTGTTCAATGACCAGTGCCAACGATGATTTTATTATGGTAGATTTG AAGACTCCCTTCGCAATAACAAACACCAATAGCGATTTAGGAGCATTTTATCGTGAATGTCAAAGTGCACCCCAGCTTCAAGCTTTTATGGAGGAAAGAACACTTGCAGAACAAGTAGGAGATCTTACAAAACAGTTGGAAACATTTGAAACAAATATGCGGCGGTATGAGGATATTCTGTCGTCATTATGTCAAACAgaaaataataactaa